The following proteins come from a genomic window of Malus sylvestris chromosome 4, drMalSylv7.2, whole genome shotgun sequence:
- the LOC126620186 gene encoding protein SLOW GREEN 1, chloroplastic-like encodes MESLAKLHHRHQPLTLSLNSHCPSFPKPLSSFRPPRQSPPFNFTTLTVRASSTSLPPSSDHPPHRNLQNPNPISSFKALAPLAAPIIKTTCAAIAAAAFFFMRFNHRTAMAATAVASSTVEPVEQESSTDRVPNEEKERVLEEHLARNPDDVEALRNLMEVRIKSHKLTEAIQVLERLIELEPEDFEWQLLKANVHSYMGEVELANAEFEDILAKDPFKVEAFHGLVMCASQPPEKLKSVTKRVEEAMMKCKKEGNMSDVRDFKLLVAQIRVMESKYSDALKLYQELVREEPRDFRPYLCQGIIYTMLRKTNEAEKQFEKFRKLVPKNHPYKEYFDDNMFATKLFGQKVERERAASKV; translated from the coding sequence ATGGAGTCTCTCGCCAAACTTCACCACCGTCACCAACCCCTCACCCTCTCGCTCAATTCCCACTGTCCATCGTTCCCAAAACCCCTTTCTTCCTTCAGACCCCCGCGCCAATCGCCGCCCTTCAACTTCACCACCCTCACTGTCAGAGCCTCATCCACATCGCTTCCGCCGTCCTCCGACCACCCACCTCACCGAAAcctccaaaaccctaatcccATTTCCTCTTTCAAAGCCTTGGCCCCTCTCGCCGCCCCTATCATCAAGACGACCTGCGCCGCCATCGCTGCCGCCGCATTCTTCTTCATGAGGTTCAATCACCGAACCGCTATGGCCGCCACCGCAGTCGCATCTTCCACGGTTGAGCCAGTGGAACAAGAATCATCCACTGACAGAGTTCCGAATGAAGAGAAGGAAAGGGTACTTGAAGAGCATTTGGCCCGGAACCCGGATGATGTCGAAGCTCTCAGGAATTTAATGGAGGTCAGGATCAAGTCCCACAAGCTGACCGAAGCGATTCAGGTGTTGGAGCGCTTGATCGAGCTGGAACCCGAAGATTTCGAGTGGCAATTGCTGAAGGCCAATGTTCACAGCTACATGGGTGAGGTCGAACTCGCTAACGCTGAGTTCGAGGACATTTTGGCGAAAGACCCTTTCAAAGTAGAGGCCTTTCATGGCCTTGTAATGTGCGCTTCGCAACCACCGGAGAAATTGAAGAGTGTGACGAAGAGGGTGGAGGAGGCAATGATGAAGTGTAAGAAGGAAGGGAACATGTCGGATGTGAGGGATTTTAAGCTGTTAGTTGCGCAAATTCGCGTGATGGAGTCAAAGTATTCGGATGCTTTGAAGCTTTATCAAGAGCTTGTGAGGGAAGAACCGAGAGACTTCAGGCCTTATCTGTGTCAAGGAATCATTTATACAATGTTGAGGAAGACTAATGAGGCTGAGAAACAGTTTGAAAAGTTCAGGAAGCTTGTTCCAAAGAACCACCCTTATAAAGAGTATTTTGATGACAATATGTTTGCGACGAAGCTTTTTGGGCAGAaggtggagagggagagagcagCGTCGAAAGTCTGA